A single genomic interval of Candidatus Delongbacteria bacterium harbors:
- a CDS encoding CPBP family intramembrane metalloprotease produces the protein MNYINDSIGPISFIFIFIIFVKRKSKGNFKEYGFLLTNYKNIFKGFIIGVLLVCIATYTSSSIIGKGHYLNEYSLLIRISIYWLLIPISEEIFFRSWLQTLISKKTGKSFAISKFDISYPVILTSIIFGVYHSMLLFMNVSILKVVHIIGFTMILGLFSGYFREKTKSILPSIIMHISYNTAGGILATSIL, from the coding sequence ATAAATTATATAAATGATAGTATAGGCCCGATTTCTTTTATTTTCATTTTTATTATTTTTGTAAAAAGAAAATCAAAAGGTAATTTTAAAGAATATGGATTTTTATTAACAAACTACAAAAACATATTTAAAGGATTTATAATTGGCGTATTACTTGTTTGTATAGCCACATATACGTCAAGTTCTATTATTGGGAAAGGTCATTACTTAAATGAATATTCTCTTTTAATCAGAATAAGTATCTATTGGCTATTAATACCTATTTCTGAAGAGATTTTCTTTCGGAGTTGGCTTCAAACTCTGATATCAAAAAAAACAGGAAAATCATTTGCAATTTCCAAATTTGATATATCATATCCAGTTATTTTAACATCAATAATATTTGGAGTTTATCATAGTATGTTATTGTTCATGAATGTATCAATTCTAAAAGTCGTTCATATAATAGGTTTTACAATGATCTTAGGTTTGTTTTCTGGATACTTTAGAGAGAAGACAAAAAGTATATTACCATCAATAATAATGCATATTTCATACAATACTGCCGGAGGAATTCTTGCTACTTCTATACTTTAG
- a CDS encoding Type 1 glutamine amidotransferase-like domain-containing protein — protein MKNVLLTSNGLSNVNLVKHFYSILPKNIEETSLAIIMNGTNDFSKKIEKTSKRISRGKIIGFGKIDIIDLELRKPKILENYDCIEIAGGNPFILLEILKRKNVDKILINLVKEGKIIIADSGGSFILSPNLNFINYVDEKLNSEIKLLDLEALNIFPYEIFPHYDSYCEFNSGLRKASENYEKENNIKLVKINDGQAVYSTDETYKLI, from the coding sequence ATGAAAAATGTATTACTTACTTCAAATGGATTATCAAATGTAAACCTTGTTAAACATTTTTATTCCATTCTTCCAAAAAATATTGAAGAGACGTCTTTAGCAATTATTATGAATGGAACAAACGATTTTTCTAAAAAAATTGAAAAAACTAGCAAAAGAATTTCAAGAGGAAAAATAATTGGTTTTGGAAAAATTGATATTATTGATTTGGAATTAAGAAAACCAAAAATTTTGGAAAACTACGATTGTATTGAAATTGCAGGAGGAAACCCTTTCATTTTATTGGAGATACTGAAAAGAAAGAATGTTGATAAAATTTTAATCAATTTAGTTAAGGAAGGTAAAATTATTATCGCTGATAGTGGAGGAAGTTTTATCTTATCACCCAATTTGAATTTTATTAATTATGTTGATGAAAAATTGAATAGCGAAATAAAATTATTAGACCTAGAGGCATTAAATATCTTCCCTTATGAAATCTTTCCTCATTACGATTCTTATTGTGAATTTAATAGTGGCCTAAGAAAAGCTTCTGAAAACTATGAAAAAGAAAATAATATTAAATTGGTTAAAATAAATGATGGGCAAGCTGTATATTCTAC